The window cggcaatgatgatgaggacaaTGGCAATGCCTCGCCATTGGAGAGCAATAACTCGGCGGACTCGGCGGTAAGCCTGTCGTGGGGACATGGTGATGACACTGTTTGAGTAAGTTGGGAGGCTGGATCCTTCGGTCGACGCGGCGTTGTCGTTCAGAGAGGCGAGATAGACCTTGATGCAGTAGCCAAAAGTGGTGAATGTCGTCACGACAGTGATgctggcaaagatgagaagcGGGATCCAAAAATCTGCCAAgctgttgttgtggttgATATGACACGTTGCGCCGAACCGGAAGGAAACTCCACTGAAGACCAGAGCGAggatgatgccaatggtAGGGATGCCCCAACCAGCGGCTTGGGCGAAAATCATAAAGTTGCGGCCCACAAGAACCTGCCAGCAGATCTGAAGGtgaagggagagggaacGAAGGAATGCCCACATCACGGCGCACCAGCCTCCTAGGATCAACATGGCACCCGACGCTCCACAGACACTCAAAGTGTGCATGTCGTTCGGAGTGATGGCATCAAAGCACTGATCCGGCTCGGCCGCTAGCGGAATGACGAATCCCAACTGGAATCAGCGGTTAGCGACCAAGTCTCCCTTTGTGTAAACGACCGTCACTCCACCTACATTCATGATCAAGATACCCAGGGTAAAGCAGATGCTCAGGTAGTGACGGTTCGTCTTTTCCACTGGCAGTGTTGCCCATGATACCAACAGGAAAACGCAGCAGATGACACTGACGGTTGCGATCCAGTTGGCCACGGTGCCGATTGTGGTGAAGCTGTCTGGGTAAACCCAGTCTGTCATGGGACAGGGCAAGCAGCATTCAATGGTGCCCGAAATCTTCTGGCACAATCGGCCGCTGACATCTACATCTCAAGTCAACAGATCGATCCAACACCAGTCTTTGGGCGTCCATTTCTACTTACACcctccaccaccaaaaaGCGTCGAATCGATGAACGGAGCAGGGCAAAGGTTGATTCCTGTAAcgttggccatgatggaagaTCGTGTCCGGCAACGGGGGCCTTGAATCGGGTCGAGAAAGGGTCGTTCGTTTAAGCTGTGCCCCTTGATGGGATTTCGTTGCTGATCGCCTTCCCAAGGTGCACTTTAAGGCGTAGTAGAGGTTATGGATAAACAGGTTGTCGTCGAGGTACAAAATCAAGGAGAGGGGGCGTCAATGAAAGAATGCGATACTATGGGTATCGTGATGGCTTCGCGCAAAGTCGAACAGATACGTAGTCATATGACCCAATCGATCAGATAATTCGAAACACTCCAAGGTGGCGTAGGACAGTCGATTGATGTGATGAATCCTCTGACTAGTCGGCGGGCGTGCGTTGATGAATAGTATAGCCGTCGTGATAGTATCACAGCATAGTGAAGCCAAGAAAGGAAGTTGTGTGTGGCGATATGTTACTCAAGAGAGTATAAGAGAGCGGTATTATCCAAGGgataagaaaaagaagaacaaataGACAGGAATACAGAATGCCCAGACCCAGACCACAGCAAAGACGACAGCATTCAGGCATGAATGCGAGGGCATGCGGGTCATAAAgtactactcgtacttggcTGAAGAGTCAGATGGACTTCGCAGAGCAGCTGCCAGGCAAGGAAACTAGTCTCGAATACAACGTTCAAGTCGACCAAGAGGCGGGCTGACCCCTGTACGTGCAGAATACCGGGGTCTCTCATGTTCCTGGTAGGGTCGTGAGTTTTGTGGAGCTGCATGGGCTCCGAAAGCTGGACAGGGGCAGTACTTGTCGTCCGCACCGGAGCTTTGTCTTCTGAGAGGTCGCCAGCACATACTGTACTCCGGCCAACTGGACCACACAACCCTTGTGAGAGAGGGTACCTCCATAAGGTGATGAGATGCCACAGGGGCAGAGCAAGGCTTGTTTGGATTGCTGGGGCCTAGCCCAAGGAGAGGCTCCAATGGGGCTCTCTCCACTCGTCTCTGGGATGTTTCTTTGGCGAGATGCATTGTGGTCTCAAGGATCTCGCGGGCAAGTAGACTGCGGCTTGGAGCAGCTGTCCCTCACGATTGGAGGACTTGGCCGGGGGTCTTCTTGGTTACGGCCTTCTAGTCACAATTATTTAGTGGCAATTAGTGGCAGTGTTGGTCAACTATCGGTAGCAGAGGCACTTGGCAGGGGTGTGTGAATTTGTCGACAAGAGGCAAACCAAGTTGCGCGCAGGCGCTTGGCGACTCCCAACGGCGGTCGCGCAATCTTCGAGAGCCCAGCCAGTAACGTgggcatacgagtacatatTCGGCTGCTGATAGTGCCGAGAGAGTGTGTTACCAGAATGGCAAATCAGCAAGCAGTGTCCGTGCTTGTGTTCTGTTAAATCATGCCTGCCCTTGGACGGTTCGAGCTGAATCCGCGCAGCCATGAAGCCCCAAAATCGACAATCGTAACAGAGATGTGACCCCTGAAGGTCGTTCCTGGCTTGTCCAAGTAGGCTCGTGGCGGTGGGGGCGTTCCCGGGCGAAAAGCTTGAGCTCGCCGGCGGCTTTCGTACGAGTCCCAGTAGTGGCATCTGTATGTACTGTATGTATGGAGTACTTGCATGCGACGCTGCTGGGTCAAACACTTAAGGGGGCTGCCGGGCTGTCGTCCAGGGGCTTTTTTCCTCACTCGATCCCACACAGTACCCTCTGTCCTGAAGGCGAGCGGGGAGAGAAGCCTTGAGCTCCACCTGGGACTGCAGCTCGGCAGCCTTCTGATTCAGAACGGTTgagagagcgaagaaagaTCCAGGGTCAAGGGCACCAGGCGAACAATGTGGGTGGGGGTGAGAGAGCCAAAGGCACGGCACAGCACCCAAAATAGGCTATTAGGCCcgtgctgaagaagacgatctCATCTAGCTGCTTTTGGCGATGTAGGGGATTTGGGATAGCCGGCCGCTGTCACAGACGTGATTACGTCCTGTGGCGCTCGACTAACAGCTTATGGCACAAAGCTGGCACTAACGACGAGAGTAATTTGAGCTCGCGCAAGAgtcccatctccatcgcgGAATACCTGTTCCAAAGTCAGTTAGATTTGGAGAGTGATGTGCATTTCTATCGAGCTTCTGATGCATGTGTGAAGAGCCAGCCTTTCCCTCCTGGGTATCTTAGTCGGCCAACCAACAGTCACTTACATCAAGGCGCCCCAGAATGACTATCAAGGGCTTCTTTCTCAGAAGAGCTACCCGAGAGAGAGATATATGAGAATCTTTCGGCCTGTTGACATGCCCCAACTGTGTACAGTACTTGGTCCCTGAGATATTGGGACCTAGTAGTATGCGTGGCTGCAAAGTCCAGCTAGTGTCTGACTCTTCCCATGGTGAGAAACGTAACTGGTGTTCATCCGCACATTTCGGTAGACGGATTCTGAAATACAAGTATAATCTTCAAGAGGTTGCCTCACAGTGCATCCAGAAGGAAGCCGGAGTAAGACCAATTAGGCGAACCGTAACGTCGTACAGCAGGCGGCACCCACCAAAGCTATGCGTCGTACATCGTAATGCGTATTATTAGGTAGCGCAATAGTCTATTGCCTCGATCAGTTCTGTCACAGTTATCAGCTAGTATTGGAGAAATAGTTGAAAAGGTCAACGGTAATGCCTCCGTTCACCCTGTCAGCAGCCATCCCTCACAAGGTGAATCTAAGATTCTCACAATACTCGTGCCGATGCGGAATACACTGCGCTGCCGACACGCTTATGCGCCCTCGAACCGAAAATCAGGAGTTCGTACCAGCGGCACAGGATGTAAGCAGGCCAATCTCATCAGTCATCACGTCCGGTCAAGTTTCTGCTTGGCAAAGAGCCACACTGCTCAATAGCACAATCTGAATTAATATGCCAATGCATATACGAAAGGCTTCGCGGTCTAGATTCTTCGATCCTCGTGCGCCATTGGCCATTTGCTCAGCTTCGTCGCAGGACAAAAACCAGACCCAGTGTGACGAGCTCCTCCAGGGCGCACAATGCGTCCGTCTTCTCATGGTAGCGGGGGCGTGCAACTGAGCCGGCTTCTTCCCGCCCCTACATACATTAGGGCTGAGGGAGATACACCAAGCGCACATGGAAACCGCATGGTGCTGACAGGTACTCATACTTCCCGCGCCGGGCCACGCAAGCGGTACAGCATAAGCTTCAACGACAGCCGCACCATCGGGTCTGTTGTGAAGCCATCGCGAATGCCGGTGAATCGTGCCATGACGGATGGATGGCGCCTTGCTTTGCCTAGGGGGCTAATGGAGGGCATCGCAAGTCATAAACCACCTTGCCAATGACCGTTGGATGCTACCGAAGACTGTTGAGAAGCACGCAAGGCCGAGATGCTGGTCCATGCCATGGAGGTTGGTCTGCTCCTCCCCACCCAGCAGCATATGCATGTGTGAGCCTGTGCAGAATGCCCGGAGTCTGGCGTCTTGTAAAATCCCGTAAATGGAGTGGGCCAGGCAAGCGATGCGATTTGTCGTCGCCAGAGCCAAGGGAGCGAGCCAAAGGAGCAGAGCCAACCGGTGGTGCCTGTTCCCTGAGATTATCGACTCTTGTGCATAGACTTACAGTAATTTGATCTCACCTGAACAGGCTGCGGGCGACCAGTCAGCAGTGAGAAGAGGCGAAATGGGAGAACACGAAGCGCCCAATCGAATCGAATCTGCCCAGTCATGGATCAATAGCACATACGAACATACGAAGCACAGCTGGAGACGAAAGTCCTAGGGTTTCTAGGTTGTGAATGGTGAATTTGACGAGAGCAGCGCCAATCTCCGCCTATGGGAGACTCAGAAGCAGTTCCTGCCCTCTGACTGGCTGTTAAGCCGCCCTGGTTCCTTCCACCCAGGCCCATGCATTGGGGAGGGGTACgcagaaggaaaaaaaactgaaCCTGGCATCGacatttgcatttgcatcaaAATACGCCCCAAAGCAAAATCTGGCCTCAATGCACGAGCAATTGAGAGAATTCATCTGGCTGGCTCTCATCCGGTCTCCCAAGCGAACACTGTGttttctctccatcgccTAGCCGACCCCGGTCTCTTTCCCGTGTCCTGCAAAGGACCATGCAGATGAGCCCAGCGCAAACGAATAGGCGTCCAGCATCGCTTTTCAGCCTATAAACCAAGACGGGGCCATTCCAACAACTAAGCTTTCTTAGCCGGCTGCAAGGATGCACTCTTTATCGTCTCTCAGCGGATTATAGCTCTTACTGCAGACCAGCGCAAGTGCACTGTAGCCTACAAGCCAGGTGGTCTGCAAAGGCGACGATTGCAATTCCAAACATCCCTGCACAGAGCGGGGATGCAGCGCCCCAATCGTGGGGAGAACAGCCCACCGCATTCCACacaagtacggagtactcaGAATACAGTAGGTATCAATCCTCAATGTTTATGCTACTACCTGCTACAACAAGAACAGGTGGTATTAGTATGCCCAGGTTACGTTTCGGTATATGTATGCTAATCTGTCGGCACAGCTATATCCCCGATTGTACGTTTGCATTTACCGCTTTCTACAAAGACGGGTCTCGTGATAAGCTACAAAGCCGCCAAGTCCGGTTGCAGGGTCTGGGTCTTGCGATCAACAGCATCTGAAGATGCATCGTCTTGATCTGTGTCATAGCTTTCTACATctgtggagaagaaggacggGCCACCTAGAGACAACTAATAACGACCTGCCTCACATGCAGGCTTGCAGACGGGCTATTGACGCCATTGACGACATCAGATATAACTAAAAGCGAGCGAACAATTCCTAAAGAGCCATACCCCGAAGGAAAATGCGGAGGTAGATGCATATCTAGGCGAGAGGCACATGCCGCCCCCAAACAATTCAGTCACAACCTCGGCATGCTATGGTCCTCGAAGTGCCCGCTCTCTACATGGTATTTCTTACAGAAACAGAGGTACGCGTACTGCAGTCGTCAAAGCAATCGATGAGAATCGATCTCGATGCCACCTGTGGACTCCAAATCAGTAGCCCGGGTGAGCAAGTAGTCACCCGCGGCCCTGAGCTCCAGAGTTGGCGGAGAGCAAATTGAGTACCGCTCTCTGAGCTCCGTGAGCGCAGTCATCGTGAATCTCGCTTAgagcatctcatctcccgCGACGGCCCTACGAGTTATGTCGATCATTATGTGCTTTCCTCTAGCGCCAGTACAATTGTCAGATGAGGTCGTACTCGTAGCAATCGAGTCTCCTCGGAACAAGCTTTACACTATGTAGAGACCAAGATCTTCACTGACCTTCAAAGGAAATACTAGTCATAAGCGGTGCCGTTAGGTGGTCATGCATCTGATCAAGCCACTATCTAGCAACCCCGCGATTTGGCATTTCAGGGACGATGCAACATGCTAGCCTCTAAGCGCTACTCACGACGAAATACTCTGATAAGCATACCTCCTGCGGCTTTACTGGAATGATGTACTCTTTCGATAATATCGTCTTTCGGATCTCCTTTAGCTATTGATAAGTTCCAAGGTTCAATGGCACCTCCTGGTCACCTGGAGCTAAATCGGTCACGGTCACTCAGAACAGAATACAAACCGCTTCACCGTTTCCGCTTCACGTATCAATTGGACCCCAAGTTTTAATTCATCGACTCAGAAGCCAATTTTTAATGCGGCCAACCGGCCGTCGATCTCAACGTGGTCCTTGGTTTAGCCTCTGACGTGATTCGTCCAGTTTCAGCGCCAAACTTCTAGTCTCAagctacggagtactaaGGTGTATTTGCGCTACGGGTTCCAGATTGTCGGCGACCAACAGACAAATACGACacaagtacagtacgagtacacactTGATGTAATGGAAAGGACACCGTTACAGAGAATGGATCGCGGCATCGGGCTTTAGACGATGATCAACCCCAGTTTGATGGGCCCCGGGGCAGTCATTTACATTCCCTTACAAAGAGACGATCTTTCCTAGCCGTCCACCGAGAGCGCTGCTAGAGCCCCTGATGGAATGCCCGGCGGATTTGCCAGGGGATTTGTCTCAGTAGTAGTTCCATTTGGTTGCCCGACACTACGGAGTTGGCTGCGTCCGTGTACGAGTCCTACTCGTGATGGACGGTCAGCGCATCTTATCGAATCTCCGACGACACCGGCAGTCCTCCTGAGTCCATATGGGGAAAAAATTGGGGGTTCCTGAAGCTGGTGCGGGCAACAAAATTAGTACTTCCATTCAAGTCATTTCGATACGGCCGCAGACACAGAGAGGACTTGTATGAATACGACAGAAATGCCTTTGATCCGGACCGATGGTAAATTGGCATCCATGGGAGCCCTGACTCACAAGAAACCAAGAACCTTGCCTTTCACATGGCGGCACGTTGTCAGTTCCATCCACCCTCGATGCAACACCGGCTAAAAGGATTTGTTAATTCATGCGCTTGACCTTGGCAACTGACGATcgatctctctctttctctttccgtCTTTCTTCGTATCTCTTTGCCCAAATAGTCAATTTCGACCCCAGAGACGTTGCATACATACATCTCTACCTTATCAGCCTGCATTCTTACACCAGTTCGGCGAGGAATGCATGGCCGAAATACTACCTGTATTCGCCTACATGCATACAAGCTCGCTTCGGTGATTGCGCATCTTTCCATGCTGTGACTGGCGGTGTGAACTGCAGACGGAGACCCGATTACAttactgtacggagtactgtaTGTGCAAACCATTTCCGTGTGCATACGCTAGCACACCGTCGTGTACCAAACTTGTTTGACGCTATTCTTTGAAATCAAAGATGAAATCTGGGCGACCTCAACCTCCGCGGGCTATCAAAGTCGTGATTTTCAACACAGGAGGTAGGCTTTGCGCCTCCAAAGTCGGTTACCAGGATGCGGGTCGTGGTTGAATGCCAGTAGTACCAAGGCTGTCTGGCCAAATCGGGCAATGTCGTTTCGATGCAGACTCGGTTATGTTGCCGTCTTCGAAGTTCTGAAACCAACGAACGTTTCCGGCCTTTCTCTCGGCCGGAATACACTTCTGAATCTCACAGGTGGTAGGTCAACGAGCCTGACTAAGTCAACGTGACAGCTGCCATTACAAGCATGTTATCACAGAAGCACAACAACTTGACACAATTTGAGAATCGAATTCTTCCCATTCAACAACAAAATTCCCAGTGGATGAAGAATGTCTGTGCTTCTCGGAACTTCTCACCCCGGCTGTCCGGAAGTTAGCGCAGTCTCGGCAGCCAGATATTTGATCAACTCTGAAAGTTGACCTTGCATGGGTCTCGTCGTGGGCCGCAAAGCCAAGGCAAGATAGCGCAAGCATTCTGTCCCTCGTATGGGGCATGTACTGCGTACTCAAGCTTAGAGAACGGGGCCGGAGCTGAAGCCCAGGTGCACTATCGCCAACTAAGCTTGAAATCAGTACGGAATACGGAGGATAAATCTGCTTCCCCATTGCCGGGAGAGCTGGGAGGTAAACTTGGCATCCGCGCGCCCTACTGTACTCCTTCGGCGGCAGTTAGCTAAGATCAATTACGAAAGTCGACCATACGAAGACACTACTGTGGCCGCAAAAGCTAGATTGGACCTTTAGGTTCGATATGTTCAAAAAGGGAAACCTGGTGAAACGATGGTCCGCTGTCAAAGTAGGCAAACGACACCTGACAGCAGGCGAAACAACCCCAAAGGGACTTGGCCGTGGGGACCTTACCAAGCGCACATCGTACGAAATTCACAAACTATCAGCCGGCCATGGCATCATAATTTCGAATGGAATGTTCCAGGGACAATGTCTCAGCTAACAGCTCGTTTCAATAGCGGTTCTTCTAACATTTGGCGACTGAGATAAATATGACACAGGCAAGTTTTTGAGGAGAACGCAAGCCGGAAGCATCTACCAGGCTATGAGACGACTGCCAGACCACCATCTACAAAACTGGAGCCGGATGCCACCAGTATCGGCCGTAGTGGTGCGGATATAGCCTACCTGCTCGTATCTGAGTTGGTAATACCTTGTACAGAGTACAGCTACTGGGGAACGAGCAGGTATCTGCTCTCATTATCCCCTGCTCGTATGAGTACGCTTTCCCTTGCAAGGCTCTGGTCTTGAAATCGCATCTTTACAGTACAGGCACGGTACATGTGAATTCCCCAGCTTGTCCACAAGGCTAGGTAGCAAAGTCTCAAAAGATCCgacgtacatgtacataccgGTACCCTGGGTAGAGCAAGAAGCCGCGCGGAAAGGTTTATTATAACCTGCGCAGCTAATGCGAAGGAATGAAGCATTATATGGCGATGAACAGCGCCAAACGGCGCGACGAGTCATGCATATCGGTACGGTACAGCTGAAAAGCGCACATGGAGGGTCCCTGTGTGTAGCTCCTCTGTCCACAAAACGTGCAGGTAAGAAGGCTGAGCATGTTCTTCGTCAAAGGGGGACCCAAGAGAGGTTCCCTTGACGCAATCTGAAATTCTCACTCGCAAGCGACGGCCACATGAGGAACCCCTGACGTGCACCAGCGGCCGGAATATACCCGTAGGTATTTACGGGCAGTTGGATGAGCTAGACGTGGTGCTAACGAATTTCATCTCCCTCTCGGGCTCAATCTTGCGGGAGGCGTTTCTTGGTCCGTCCCCTGTTAGCGGCAGCTTCTATCCTGTTTAGGCCCTTAATGTTTCTCGAACACCGTTTAGACGCGGGCTTAGTTTCTCGCTTGGTTGAGATTTGCACCGATGTCACCACGGTCGATAAGCTGAATAGATGGGGGTTCAGAACGCTGTCTTTCTCATTCGGCAGAGATTGCCCGACGAGTAAGCAGAGTCGTGCCCGCGGGACGcattctcctccatcttatGCTTACTCGCCATGGATTCGAAAGCTGGCCCTGAACAGTGATGATTGGCCAAGCATACGGAATATAACACCCAATGAGTGAACACTGAGAGCTCCACAAATGCAGGTACAGAGCGCAGaatatgtacgagtacaggtgCGTGCGAAGTACCGTGACGTGTGATGCGAGTAAGATGGCCCGCTTCCAGAGCGCGGAGCTACAGATGGGTCTTTTACGTGGAAATGTGATGCATTGCGGAGTGTCTATGGAGAATACTGGTGCAAGAATACGGAGAAGGAGTACAGTCTAGAAAAAACAAGGCGGCATGATGTGGATAAGAGGAGCTGATTCGAAGCAGCGCCGTTTTACTATACAGCACAAGCGTTCTCACCGGCGGCAGAGATGTCACCTGCTTCGATTTAAGCGACAAGTTCCTTACTACGGAACTAACTAAACAGAGCGGCCGAGTATCGTTTTGAGGATCTGCAACGGTGGGAATAAGACCGGCTTGATCCATGTGGCTCTATGGAGTCTGCATCTACGTGTATCCCCAAGTCCACCAACGACAGTGTTGGCCTGCGAGCTGGACATCAGGGTGGCATATAAATTGCTGGCACGAACGATTCAAGGTCTTGTCCCCGAGCCCATTGCATGTACATGAGACAGCAGCAAGGCTTCAGGCTTCAACCAGGGGTCTCGCGAGGAAAACGAGCCCAGCAAAAATTTCATCCAACATCTCAGGATGAAGCTGTGTGCGCACGGCGCCGGACCCCGATGCTTGTCTTCGGCAGCATGGCCGACTTGGTCCTAGTCTTCTCCTAATGCTGCggcggagaaaaaaaaaaagcacgCGGCGTGGCGCTCTCTTGTGGCGTCGTGATCCTTGAAAGAAGATGCCCACTCGGGGGGGCGACGGATGGCAAGAAGCGGCCCATAACGCCGATGGCACCCAGCGTTGTGTCCTTTCGGGTGGAAATGGGTTTATGCCGATCGTGGAGCTACGGAATGGCGTTTGCTTGAGAAGCTTCCATGGCACTTTTTTTAGGCTTCTGTGCCGTGCCCAGAGTGGTTCTGGCAGGTTAACCTGAAATTACTAGATGCTAGCCTTGGAGCAACAACGCTGGTGCGGCGTGGCGTCGACAGGGGGAGGAAGGATTACTTAGGACGCCGACTAGAATACGGACGGGAGTGGGATGCAATGGTGATATCCCGCAGTTCATGGGAACACCGAAGTGGCGCTTTTCTAGAAGGCTTCTAGTCCAACGGGCATGAAGGAGTGTAATGTGAGTGAAATGAGGTTAATCACATTGCGCTGGGAGTCTTTGCCTTGGCGGATGACAAAGTCCGGCTACGGTGCTACGGGTGTCCGGGGTGTGTGGTTCGATAGCAGCGTTGCATTTGcggctcagcagctgcagcgacTTCTCGAATCGACACATTCGTCCGGGCTGCTGTTGGGTCGTTGGATCGGGGGGTCAATATATGCTGGCTAACATCGCCAACCagcgtacgagtacggatATACACGAGTCAAGCATACAGGATGCCCAGACCTACCTACCTGGCACGTCACttgaacaaaggaaataCGGATATCGTTGGTTGTATTGATTATCAAGCACCGACTCTTCCTCTCGACTTCTGCCCGTCCAACATACATTGTATGCTTGCTCGCCTCCATCACAATGTCACCGTGCGTTATGTGTTGAAGACAACGGTTTGTGGGTTCAGTTCTCATTGAATTGCGCCCAGCACTTCGGACGAATTCACACTCAGTTGCACGCAGGCCGCGTCAGCGAGGACAACGGCGATGGGCTTCTCCAGAGCAATCTTAATCGGCCAACCTTTTCTGTTTGTGAATCCTGTGTGATTTGAGTGCAAGTAGCTGGCAAGGTTGTTCGCCAGAGTGCTGGCTAACGCTTCAAGCGTTTCAAATGACGACTGGCTCATGACCTGTTGACCGCTCAGTATCTAGGACTGCCCGTATCCGGCTTTCGGAAAGCTACGCTCGTAGCATGGGGTTTTCGAACTTACCTTGACTGTCTCTCCTTCTATCATTGTGAATATGTCTTTGTCAATATCAAACTTGTCGATTTCAATACTAGCAACAACGACCTGCTTGGCCTGCCTCTCATTGTCGTTGACGCCGATGAGAGTGGGAACTCTCAAGTCATGGATCTTAAGGCTCAGGCCTCTTGGTTGAGGTCTTGACTCGCCATCTCGTCCAAAGAGGGCTATTCTGGTGAGACTCACGCCGCCTCCCAGCAGTGAGGCCTTGGGCAGGTGCACGGTGAGCTCGAGGCATCGAATCGTCGATGGTTTCAAAAACGAGGTCTGGGCCTCTGAATCTTCATCCGTCACCTTGGCCCTTCCGTTGCAGTCCTGACCGGTGAGATCCTCCCAGATGGTGTTGACGATGTCTCGTAAACTTGAAAACTGACTTTTCTTAGCTGTGTCGCCTGATCCTGACTCTCCTGCGTGCTGGCTCTGTTTCTCGAGTGAAGCCAATATCGCCTTGCTGAGCAAGCCGTAGTGAACGGTATCGGCCTGCACGCTGTCGGCAGAAGATGACCCGTCGAaggcctccttgagcatgaCGGAGGCGGAGACGCTCAGCGGCTGCGGTTTTCCTTTTCTGTTCCAGGCATCGGATGGTCCCTCAATGGATGTCTGAAGATTCCGAACCTTCACTATGGCGGGAGGCTGTCCTGCCAGGAAGCGGACACGCCAGTTTGGCTCCAGGTCCGCCatgtctgtcttgtcttcccCCGGCTTATATGCAGCTGAGAGTTGGGGCAGCAAGCTATGAGTGAGGTGGGTGTTGAATAAGCAAGATCGACGCCCTTCCTTTTCTTGGTGTTTGGGCCGTCACGGCCTTGC of the Trichoderma breve strain T069 chromosome 4, whole genome shotgun sequence genome contains:
- a CDS encoding dihydroneopterin aldolase domain-containing protein — encoded protein: MADLEPNWRVRFLAGQPPAIVKVRNLQTSIEGPSDAWNRKGKPQPLSVSASVMLKEAFDGSSSADSVQADTVHYGLLSKAILASLEKQSQHAGESGSGDTAKKSQFSSLRDIVNTIWEDLTGQDCNGRAKVTDEDSEAQTSFLKPSTIRCLELTVHLPKASLLGGGVSLTRIALFGRDGESRPQPRGLSLKIHDLRVPTLIGVNDNERQAKQVVVASIEIDKFDIDKDIFTMIEGETVKVMSQSSFETLEALASTLANNLASYLHSNHTGFTNRKGWPIKIALEKPIAVVLADAACVQLSVNSSEVLGAIQ